The nucleotide window GCCCCTGATTCTGGGCGAGGCCACCTGCACGTACCGGGAGGCCTTGGAACGCTCGATCCGCGACGAGCAGGTCGAGGTTCAAGTCGTCTCGGAGCTCGGAAGCATCGAAGCGATCAAGCAATGCGTAAAAATCGGACTAGGCTCGGCGCTGCTGCCGCAGCTCGCCGTCGCGTCCGAGCTGGAGAGCGGCCAGCTCGCATCCGTCCCGTTCCGGGAAAACGAACTGCCGCCGTTTTATATCCAGTTGATCTGGCATCGCAACCGGTATCTCTCGCCGACGCTGCAAAAGCTGGCCGCGATGCTGTGCGAGCCGCGCGACTCGCGAAGCGCTTGACCCCGCGGCCGGATATGCCGGCCTCGGATTCGTCCGCTCTTTAATCCCAGGGCGCTTCGTCGTCGTCCGGCTCCGGGCCGCGAACGGGCCCCGCCGCCAGCCGTTCGGCGACGGCCTCGAACGGCTCGGGCTGCAGCAGCTCGACCGGCGACATACCGTGGTCGAATTGGAATTGGTCGCCGACGATCAGGACGACATACCGGCCGTTCAGCTTGGCGATATGGATCGACTCGCCGTAATCCGACAGCTTGCCCCGCACCGTCACCTCGTCCAGCCGAAATGCCATCGGCAAGTCTTCCTTGATCTGAACGATCTGCCTGGCTGCGTCCCGGACCTGTTCGTGGCTCCATTTCTCCTGCAAGTCGCGCTTGTCGCGGGCGGCCCAGAGCTCCAGCTCTTCCTCCTCGCGCTGCCGCTCTTGGACGTGCTCCTCGAGCCCCCGCCATTTCTCCTCTATATAATGCTGCACCATGCCGATTACGTGCTCGCTGACGATCTCCGGCAGCGGCCGCTCGTACGCGACGAATTTCAGGAAGTCTTCGAAATAGCGGGCGTGCGACGCCTGATGGATTTTCAGCTCCCACTCCTCGATCATCCCCGGTTCGGGCATATGGGGAAATTGAATCGACTTCATATTGCGGGCGCTGATCGCCATCTCGACTTGGGCGATCAAGCCCCGTTCGTCCGAGATGCGCGCGATCTTCGGCTCGAAGTCGCACTTGAGCACGAACACAAACGGCAGTTCCGCATGCTTGGGCAGTTCCGCCTGAACAACAATCATCGCCCCGCCCCGAACGGCGCTCGTGTCCGCGTACAGCCGGACCAATTCGTCGCTCGAAGCGTGGAACGCTTCCACGGAATCGGCCGCCTGCAGCCGCTTGAACAGGTTATAGTTCGGATTGCTGGTCAGCTCGTGACCCGGCTCCGTCAAGAAGCGGCCGATTTTGGTGGGAGCCTGATCCGTGTTCGGATTTTTTTCCGCCTTGCGCTTGACGATCCGCGCGAACTCGCCGTCCAGGAACGGCTTCAGCTCGCTCGTCTCGTAGCTCTCCCGGTCAAGCGTCCGGTAATGCCGGAACGACTTGCTCCCGCCGCCGCCCGGATCACCTTCCGTACGGATGACGAAAAACGATAAAAACCTGATGCGTACATCCATTCCTGTCTCCCCCGTCGTCTCCTCATGCTAGCAAATGCTTGCGGCGCAGGGGCCGCTAGCTTGTCGAGCCTGCCGTCCTCCGGGACATTCGAATCTTTCCCTCACGGCTTGGGCCGCACCCGGTTCGTCGCGACCGCTTCCAGCGGGTCGTCGGGCCAGTAATGCTTCGGATAACGTCCTTTGAGATCTTTCTTCACTTCGAAATATCCCGTCCGCCAAAAGCTGCGCAAATCGCTCGTTACCTGAACGGGACGGCCTGCGGGCGACAGGAGGTGAATCACGACCGGCACCCTTCCGTTCGCGAGGCGAGGCGTGTCGTGAAGCCCGAACAGCTCCTGCAGCCGCACCGCCAGCACCGGAGCTGCGGGATCGCTGTAATCGACGGCGATTCGCGATCCGCTCGGTACCCGAATATGCGTCGGCGCCAGCTCGTCGAAGGCGCGGCGCTGCTCCCAGGACAACCATGTTTCCAGCACCTCCCCCATCCGTAGCCGCTGCAGATCGCTTCGGCTGCGGAAACCCGCGACGTGCGGCCCGAGCCATTGCTCCAAAGAGCCGAGCAGCGCTTCGTCGCTTCCGTCCGGCCAGCTCTCGGGGTCGATCCGGTGCAGGAACGCCAATCGCTGCCGCCACTGGCGGGTCGCGGCTGTCCACGGCAGGATGTCCAGTCCTTCCTCGCGGATGCCCGCCAGCAGCGCTTCGAGCTGACGGTCGGGATCGGGAGCGCGGACCGGCTCCTCCCGGATCAGGATCGCTCCCAGACGCTGCCTGCGGACGGCCCGGACGGAGCCCGTCTCCCGGTCCCAGCAGACGGATTCTTCGGCCGTCACGCGCCCCGCGAACGCTTGCGGCAGATCCGCCTCAGCCAGCTCGGCCGCCAGCAGGATGCGCCCGTCCGCTCCCGCGTCGTCCAGCTCGGCGACGACGATCCATTCGCAGCCGGACAAGCGCTGCCGCGTTCCGAACGCCGCGCCCCGGCCTCCCGCCAGCAGGTAGCGTCCGTCAGGGCGCCTCCTGGCGATCCGGTCGGGATACGCGAACGCGAGCAGCAAGCCGGCTTGCGCCTTGCCGCCGGCCTGCTCGGGCGTATCCCGCGCGCTCAGCGAGCGCCGCAGCTCCCGGCTGTCCTGGCGCACCCGCCGGCACGCGGCTTCGTCCGCGGCCGCGCCCGGCGCGGCCAACGCGCCGTATCCGAACGCGGCATCCAGCCGCAGAGACAAGTCCGCGTCGGCGAATCCCCTCTCGAATCGGAGCACGTCGCGCTCGGACAGCAGCGCCGCGAGATCGCACGCCAATCCGGCGAGGCCGGATTCGGCTCCCCGGAGCATCATATGCGCCAGCCTCGGATGCACTCCGAGCTCCGCCATCTGCCGGCCGTGCGCCGTACACGCTCCCTCGTCGTCGATGGCGTCCAGCGAACGCAGCAGCTCCTTGGCCTGGCTGACGGAAGCCGCCGGCGGCGCATCCAGCCATTTCAGCTCCGAAGGGTCCCGCACGCCCCACACCGCCAATTCGAGCATCAGCGGCGCCAGGTCGGCCTCCAAAATCTCCGGCTTCGCCCGGTCCTCCAGCAGGGCGTCCTCGGCCTCCGTCCACATCCGGTAGCAGACGCCCGGCGCCGTCCGTCCGGCGCGGCCCCGGCGCTGATCGGCGCTCGACCGGGCCACGCGCACCGTCTCCAGCCGGGTCATGCCCGTGCGGGGCGAAAATCTCGGAACCCGCATCCAGCCGCTGTCGATGACGATTCTCACGCCTTCCACCGTCAAGCTCGTCTCCGCGATCGACGTGGCCAGCACCACCTTGCGCCGGCCGTCCCGCGCGGGCCGGAGCGCCTCGTCCTGCTCCCGCTGCGTCAACTGTCCGTACAGGGGCTGCACGCACAGCCCCTCATCCGGCTCCAGCTTGTCCATGACGCGGCGAATCTCGGCCGCTCCCGGCAAAAAAACAAGGACGTCGCCTTCATGCTCGGCCAGCGCTCGCCGGATCGTCCGCGCGGCTTCCTCTTCGAGCGGGCGTTCCGGCCGCTTGTCCGCGTAGATCGTCTCCACGGGAAACATGCGCCCCGGAGCGGTCAGCACCGGCGCGCCTCCGAGCAGCTCCGCGACCGCCTCGCCTTCCATCGTCGCAGACATCGCCAGCAGCCGCAGATCCGGCCGGAACAGCTCCTGCGCCTGCAGACAGAGCGCCAGTCCCGTGTCCGCGTGCAAGTTGCGTTCGTGGAACTCGTCGAAGATGACGAGGCCGACGTCCTCCAGCGACGGGTCCCGCTGCAGCATACGCGTCAGAACGCCTTCGGTCACGACTTCCACAACCGTCGACGGCCCGACCTTCGTGTCGTGTTTCACCCGATATCCAACCGTTTCTCCGACCTTCTCCCCGAGTTCCCCGGCCATATAGGCAGCCGCCGCACGCGCCGCCAGCCGTCTCGGCTCCAGCATCACGATCTTGCGTCCCTGCAGCCACTGCGAATCTTTCAGCGCAAGAGGCACCCGGGTCGTTTTCCCCGCTCCGGGGGAAGCGATCAGCACCGCGTTTCCTCCGCCGTCCAGCGCAGTTCGCAGCGCGGGCAGCACCCACTCAATCGGCAGCGCCTTCATGAGCAACCCCCTCCGTCTCAGCTTATGCCCATTCCTTAATGTACGAACCGAGAGGCCTCTTGTCAAAGCCGGACGGCGGCAAACGCAATGAGGCTCATTGAATTTCGGCTATAAATGCCCTATGATTAATAGGAGATAGAGGTTGATGAACGGGGTGAATATGATGCCGAATGCGGAAACACAAACGAATCTGATCCAACACCCCAAACTTGCGCTGCCCGCCATCCTGCAACGGGCGCTGTTCATTACGCTGGGCGCGGTCCTCGTATCGGTCGGACTCGAGATTTTCCTCGTCCCCAATCAGGTCATCGACGGCGGAATTGTCGGCATCTCCATCCTCGCTTCCGAGTTGACCGGAATCAAGCTCGGCGTCTTCCTGTTCCTGCTGAACCTTCCCTTTCTGTTCCTCGGCTACAAACAAATCGGCAAAACGTTCGCCATCTCCACGCTATACGGCGTTGCGGTCATGTCCGTCGGAACGTTTTTCCTTCATCCGGTGAAGCCGCTAACGACGGACCCGCTGCTCGCGGCGGTGTTCGGCGGCATGATCTTGGGGACAGGAGTTGGCATGGTCATCCGGTTCGGGGGGTCTCTGGACGGCACGGAGATCGTCGCGATTCTGTTCAGCAAGCGGTTGTCGTTTTCCGTGGGCGAGATCGTCATGTTTTTTAATATTTTTATTCTCGCCGCCGCCGGTTTCGTGTTCAACTGGAATCAGGCGATGTACTCCCTGATCGCTTATTTTATCGCGTTCAAGATGATCGACTTGACGATCGAAGGGTTGGACGAGTCCAAAGCCGTGTGGATTATCAGCGACCACGCCAAGGAGATCGGCGATATCATTATTCAGCGGCTCGGCCGGGGCGTCACCTACCTGAACGGCGAGGGCGGCTTCAGCGGAGACAGCAGACGGGTTATTTTCTGCGTGATTAACCGGCTGGAGGAGGCCAAGATGAAAGCGATCGTCGACGAGAACGATCCTTCCGCCTTTCTGGCAATCGGCAACATTCACGACGTCAAAGGCGGCCGGTTTAAAAAACGCGACATCCACTGACTGAACGAGACGGGAGCTTGAAGAAAAAAAGGTTGCGCCCGCGGTTCGAACGTGTTATGATACCACTTGGCTTAAGGAGCTGTGGTGTAGAGGCCTAACATGCCTGCCTGTCACGCAGGAGACCGCGGGTTCGAATCCCGTCAGCTCCGCCATATCGAACGTTAAGAGCAGGGATACGCTTCCTGCT belongs to Paenibacillus thermoaerophilus and includes:
- a CDS encoding DUF3900 domain-containing protein gives rise to the protein MDVRIRFLSFFVIRTEGDPGGGGSKSFRHYRTLDRESYETSELKPFLDGEFARIVKRKAEKNPNTDQAPTKIGRFLTEPGHELTSNPNYNLFKRLQAADSVEAFHASSDELVRLYADTSAVRGGAMIVVQAELPKHAELPFVFVLKCDFEPKIARISDERGLIAQVEMAISARNMKSIQFPHMPEPGMIEEWELKIHQASHARYFEDFLKFVAYERPLPEIVSEHVIGMVQHYIEEKWRGLEEHVQERQREEEELELWAARDKRDLQEKWSHEQVRDAARQIVQIKEDLPMAFRLDEVTVRGKLSDYGESIHIAKLNGRYVVLIVGDQFQFDHGMSPVELLQPEPFEAVAERLAAGPVRGPEPDDDEAPWD
- the hrpB gene encoding ATP-dependent helicase HrpB, with the translated sequence MKALPIEWVLPALRTALDGGGNAVLIASPGAGKTTRVPLALKDSQWLQGRKIVMLEPRRLAARAAAAYMAGELGEKVGETVGYRVKHDTKVGPSTVVEVVTEGVLTRMLQRDPSLEDVGLVIFDEFHERNLHADTGLALCLQAQELFRPDLRLLAMSATMEGEAVAELLGGAPVLTAPGRMFPVETIYADKRPERPLEEEAARTIRRALAEHEGDVLVFLPGAAEIRRVMDKLEPDEGLCVQPLYGQLTQREQDEALRPARDGRRKVVLATSIAETSLTVEGVRIVIDSGWMRVPRFSPRTGMTRLETVRVARSSADQRRGRAGRTAPGVCYRMWTEAEDALLEDRAKPEILEADLAPLMLELAVWGVRDPSELKWLDAPPAASVSQAKELLRSLDAIDDEGACTAHGRQMAELGVHPRLAHMMLRGAESGLAGLACDLAALLSERDVLRFERGFADADLSLRLDAAFGYGALAAPGAAADEAACRRVRQDSRELRRSLSARDTPEQAGGKAQAGLLLAFAYPDRIARRRPDGRYLLAGGRGAAFGTRQRLSGCEWIVVAELDDAGADGRILLAAELAEADLPQAFAGRVTAEESVCWDRETGSVRAVRRQRLGAILIREEPVRAPDPDRQLEALLAGIREEGLDILPWTAATRQWRQRLAFLHRIDPESWPDGSDEALLGSLEQWLGPHVAGFRSRSDLQRLRMGEVLETWLSWEQRRAFDELAPTHIRVPSGSRIAVDYSDPAAPVLAVRLQELFGLHDTPRLANGRVPVVIHLLSPAGRPVQVTSDLRSFWRTGYFEVKKDLKGRYPKHYWPDDPLEAVATNRVRPKP
- a CDS encoding YitT family protein, encoding MPNAETQTNLIQHPKLALPAILQRALFITLGAVLVSVGLEIFLVPNQVIDGGIVGISILASELTGIKLGVFLFLLNLPFLFLGYKQIGKTFAISTLYGVAVMSVGTFFLHPVKPLTTDPLLAAVFGGMILGTGVGMVIRFGGSLDGTEIVAILFSKRLSFSVGEIVMFFNIFILAAAGFVFNWNQAMYSLIAYFIAFKMIDLTIEGLDESKAVWIISDHAKEIGDIIIQRLGRGVTYLNGEGGFSGDSRRVIFCVINRLEEAKMKAIVDENDPSAFLAIGNIHDVKGGRFKKRDIH